A window of Flavobacterium flavigenum contains these coding sequences:
- a CDS encoding aminopeptidase P family protein: MKYHQINSALFVKNRRKFTAEMKPNSVAVFNSNDIYPISADSTMPFAQHRDIFYLSGVDQEESILLLFPDAPYENQKEMLFLKETSEHIAIWEGEKLTKERAFQVSGIRTVYWLQDFHKVLNEMMTYADTMYINTNEHYRAAVETETREARFVKWWKEKYPAHNVAKSNPILQRIRSVKESEEIDLIQKACDITEKGFRRLLPFVKPNVTEYEIEAELIHEFIRNRSKGFAYTPIIASGNNANVLHYIENNQQCKAGDLILLDVAAEYANYSSDMTRTIPVSGKYSDRQKAVYNAVLNVKNEATKMLTPGTLWKQYHVEVGKIMTSELLGLGLIDKADVQNENLDWPAYKKYFMHGTSHHMGLDTHDYGLLHEPMKANMVFTVEPGIYIPAEGFGIRLEDNVVIQEKGEPFNLMRNIPIEVDEIESLMNS; the protein is encoded by the coding sequence ATGAAATATCATCAAATAAACAGTGCTCTTTTTGTAAAAAACCGAAGAAAGTTCACAGCTGAAATGAAACCGAACAGTGTTGCGGTTTTTAATTCCAATGACATTTACCCTATTAGTGCCGACAGTACGATGCCGTTTGCACAACACCGTGATATTTTTTATCTGAGCGGTGTCGATCAGGAAGAAAGTATTTTGCTTTTGTTTCCGGATGCGCCTTACGAAAACCAAAAAGAAATGCTTTTTCTGAAAGAAACCAGCGAACACATTGCGATTTGGGAAGGCGAAAAACTGACTAAGGAACGTGCTTTTCAGGTTTCGGGAATCAGGACGGTTTACTGGCTGCAGGATTTTCATAAAGTTTTAAACGAAATGATGACCTACGCCGATACCATGTACATCAACACTAACGAGCATTATCGTGCAGCTGTAGAAACAGAAACACGTGAAGCCCGTTTTGTAAAATGGTGGAAGGAAAAATATCCGGCACACAATGTCGCAAAAAGCAACCCGATTTTACAGCGAATCCGTTCTGTAAAAGAAAGCGAGGAAATCGATTTGATTCAGAAAGCCTGTGACATTACCGAGAAAGGTTTCCGCAGACTGCTTCCGTTTGTAAAACCAAATGTGACAGAATACGAAATCGAAGCTGAACTGATTCACGAATTCATCCGCAACCGTTCTAAAGGCTTCGCTTATACACCGATTATCGCTTCGGGAAACAATGCGAATGTTTTGCATTATATCGAAAACAACCAGCAATGTAAAGCCGGAGATTTGATTTTACTAGATGTTGCGGCAGAATACGCTAATTATTCGAGCGATATGACCAGAACGATTCCGGTTTCCGGTAAATATTCTGATCGCCAAAAGGCAGTTTACAATGCGGTTTTAAATGTAAAAAATGAAGCTACCAAAATGCTGACGCCGGGAACGCTTTGGAAACAATATCATGTTGAAGTGGGTAAAATCATGACTTCTGAATTATTAGGTTTAGGCTTAATTGACAAAGCTGATGTTCAGAACGAAAATCTGGACTGGCCAGCTTACAAAAAATATTTCATGCACGGAACTTCTCATCACATGGGATTGGACACGCACGATTACGGATTGCTTCACGAACCTATGAAAGCGAATATGGTTTTTACCGTTGAACCTGGAATCTACATTCCGGCAGAAGGTTTCGGAATTCGTCTGGAAGATAATGTTGTGATTCAGGAAAAGGGAGAACCTTTTAATTTGATGCGCAATATTCCGATTGAAGTTGATGAGATTGAGAGTCTTATGAATTCTTAA
- a CDS encoding TIGR00266 family protein — protein sequence MQAHEIDYQIFGEEMQYVEIDLDPQEIVIAEAGSFMMMENNIQMETIFGDGSQQQGSGLFGKLLNAGKRVLTGESLFMTAFLNQGNTKSKVSFASPYPGKILPIDLTEFQGKFICQKSSFLCAAKGVSVGIEFSQKLGRGLFGGEGFIMQKIEGDGMAFVHSGGTMAKKVLAHGEVLKVDTGCIIGFTKDVNYDIEFIGGIKNSIFGGEGLFYATLKGPGTVYIQSLPFSRLADRIIASAPRSGGNSRDEGSLLGGLGNLLDGDNRF from the coding sequence ATGCAGGCACACGAAATAGATTATCAGATTTTTGGAGAAGAAATGCAATATGTTGAAATAGACTTAGACCCGCAGGAAATTGTAATAGCCGAAGCCGGCAGCTTTATGATGATGGAAAATAATATCCAGATGGAAACCATATTCGGCGATGGTTCACAGCAGCAGGGATCGGGTTTATTTGGCAAACTTTTAAATGCCGGAAAAAGGGTTCTTACGGGAGAAAGCTTGTTTATGACTGCATTTTTAAATCAGGGTAATACCAAAAGTAAAGTTTCATTTGCATCACCCTATCCCGGAAAAATACTTCCGATTGATTTAACCGAATTTCAGGGGAAATTTATCTGCCAAAAAAGTTCGTTTCTATGTGCAGCCAAAGGTGTTTCCGTTGGGATAGAATTTTCTCAGAAACTGGGTCGAGGATTGTTTGGCGGAGAAGGATTTATCATGCAGAAAATTGAAGGAGACGGAATGGCCTTTGTTCATTCAGGAGGAACAATGGCTAAAAAAGTTTTAGCACACGGTGAAGTCCTGAAAGTAGATACAGGATGCATTATTGGTTTTACCAAAGACGTCAATTATGATATTGAATTTATTGGTGGTATTAAGAATTCTATTTTTGGAGGCGAAGGCTTATTTTATGCTACTTTAAAAGGTCCGGGAACAGTTTACATACAATCATTGCCTTTCTCCAGACTCGCAGACCGCATCATTGCATCGGCACCAAGATCCGGGGGAAACAGTCGCGATGAAGGAAGTCTTCTTGGCGGATTAGGAAATCTTTTGGATGGAGATAATCGATTTTAA
- a CDS encoding OmpA family protein, protein MKKIILLLVLLVRVVTTNAQTGNVESLADGNFNKWSIELAGGFNKPQKPMKYYTSPISPFVVDLGVRYMLNNKFGLKADLGYNSFQEDKNSPPFDTKYYRFDVQGVANLGRIMNFETWTNTIGLLAHTGIGAAYFEDKNSSLDDKMLNFIIGITGQIKLSDRLVLTGDFSTIMNGFQGYTYDAAGINKDKGLSGALINGTIGLTLYLGKNEKHADWVTIVDNEVIVQRERIDQLEKMLNDSDKDGVADYLDLEPNTIAGLMVDSKGRAVDLNNNGIPDELESYLTKTYPSRSDAPLSDKESITNLVNGGYVAAYFDFNKSTPNESSMDGINFVLNYLRNNSSASVDITGYADEIGNASYNEKLADERANNVKEILLKAKIAPERINVMRGGVDSSVDKESATARKLVRRVTFKIKN, encoded by the coding sequence ATGAAAAAAATTATACTATTACTAGTTCTGCTTGTAAGAGTTGTAACGACTAATGCTCAAACAGGCAATGTCGAAAGTTTAGCTGATGGAAATTTCAACAAATGGTCTATCGAATTAGCAGGTGGATTTAACAAACCACAAAAGCCAATGAAATATTATACATCACCTATAAGTCCTTTTGTTGTTGATTTAGGAGTAAGATATATGCTCAATAATAAATTTGGTTTGAAAGCTGATTTGGGTTACAACAGTTTTCAGGAGGATAAAAACTCACCACCTTTTGATACTAAATATTATAGATTTGATGTACAGGGTGTAGCTAATTTAGGAAGAATTATGAATTTCGAAACCTGGACAAATACTATTGGCTTGTTAGCACATACAGGTATTGGTGCCGCATACTTTGAGGATAAAAACTCTTCATTAGATGATAAAATGTTGAATTTTATTATTGGGATAACAGGTCAGATTAAACTTTCAGACAGATTAGTTCTGACTGGAGATTTTTCAACGATCATGAATGGTTTTCAAGGTTACACATACGATGCAGCTGGAATAAATAAAGATAAAGGCTTGAGCGGAGCATTGATCAATGGTACTATAGGTCTGACATTATATCTGGGAAAAAACGAAAAACATGCTGACTGGGTTACTATTGTTGATAATGAAGTAATTGTTCAAAGAGAAAGAATTGATCAGCTTGAAAAAATGTTAAATGATAGTGATAAAGATGGTGTAGCTGATTATTTAGATTTAGAACCGAACACTATTGCAGGACTGATGGTGGATTCTAAAGGAAGAGCAGTTGACTTAAATAATAACGGTATACCTGATGAATTAGAGAGTTACTTAACAAAAACTTATCCAAGCAGATCAGATGCTCCATTGAGCGATAAGGAATCAATCACAAATTTAGTGAACGGAGGTTATGTTGCCGCTTATTTCGATTTCAACAAATCTACTCCAAATGAATCTTCTATGGATGGTATTAATTTTGTACTAAACTATTTAAGAAACAATTCATCAGCTTCTGTTGACATTACGGGTTATGCTGATGAAATTGGTAATGCTTCATACAACGAAAAATTAGCAGATGAAAGAGCGAACAATGTAAAAGAAATTCTTCTTAAAGCGAAGATTGCTCCTGAAAGAATTAATGTCATGAGAGGCGGCGTAGATTCTTCTGTAGACAAAGAGTCTGCTACCGCAAGAAAGTTAGTCCGAAGAGTTACTTTCAAAATAAAAAACTAA
- a CDS encoding alpha/beta fold hydrolase, with the protein MKTVLYKNTTISYTDSGEGTAIVLLHGFLENKKMWQDYAAFFSENYRIITIDLLGHGESECLGYVHEMEENARAVNAVLENLKIEKAIILGHSMGGYVGLAFAELYPEKLQKLILLNSTSKEDSAEKKINRTRAIKAVKQNYASFVSMSIANLFSENNRERLANEIEKVKKEALKTPLQGIVASLEGMKIRKDRENILKQNLFRVLLVLGKKDPVLNYDENISQIKNTNAQLVSFEDGHMSQIENNEDLKKVLSDFFRD; encoded by the coding sequence TTGAAAACCGTTCTATATAAAAACACTACCATATCCTATACTGATTCAGGCGAAGGAACAGCAATTGTTTTACTTCACGGCTTTCTGGAAAACAAAAAAATGTGGCAGGATTATGCTGCTTTTTTCTCTGAAAATTATCGCATAATTACCATTGATTTATTGGGCCACGGCGAATCCGAATGTTTAGGTTATGTTCATGAAATGGAAGAAAATGCCAGAGCTGTCAATGCCGTTTTAGAAAATCTGAAAATTGAAAAAGCGATAATTCTTGGGCATTCAATGGGCGGTTACGTTGGTCTGGCTTTCGCCGAATTATACCCGGAAAAGCTACAAAAACTGATTTTGCTAAATTCAACTTCAAAAGAAGATAGCGCAGAAAAAAAAATAAACAGAACTCGTGCTATTAAAGCGGTAAAACAAAACTATGCCAGCTTTGTTAGTATGTCGATTGCAAATTTATTTAGTGAAAATAATCGCGAGCGTCTTGCAAACGAAATTGAAAAAGTAAAAAAAGAAGCATTAAAAACACCTTTGCAGGGAATTGTAGCTTCACTTGAAGGAATGAAAATCAGGAAAGACAGGGAAAATATTTTGAAACAAAACCTTTTTCGTGTTTTATTGGTTTTGGGAAAAAAAGATCCTGTTTTAAATTATGATGAAAATATATCTCAAATCAAAAATACAAATGCGCAACTTGTTTCTTTTGAGGACGGGCACATGAGCCAAATTGAGAATAACGAAGATTTGAAAAAAGTTCTATCTGATTTTTTCAGGGATTAA
- the accC gene encoding acetyl-CoA carboxylase biotin carboxylase subunit, with amino-acid sequence MFKKILIANRGEIALRVIRTCKEMGIKTVAVYSTADAESLHVKFADEAVCIGPPPSNLSYLKMSNIIAAAEITNADAIHPGYGFLSENAKFSKICQEHGIKFIGAAPEMIDRMGDKASAKATMKAAGVPCVPGSDGLLESFEHAQKVAKEIGYPVMMKATAGGGGKGMRAIWKEDELLKAWESARQEAAAAFGNDGMYMEKLIEEPRHIEIQVVGDSYGKACHLSERDCSVQRRHQKLTEETPSPFMTDELRTRMGEAAVKAAEFIKYEGAGTVEFLVDKHRNFYFMEMNTRIQVEHPITEQVIDYDLIREQIMVAAGIPISGKNYLPELHAIEVRINAEDPYNDFRPSPGKITTLHMPGGHGVRLDTHVYSGYSIPPNYDSMIAKLITTAQSREEAISKMRRALDEFVIEGVKTTIPFHRQLMDDPKYIAGDYTTAFMDTFKMNSPE; translated from the coding sequence ATGTTTAAAAAAATATTAATTGCGAATAGAGGAGAAATTGCACTACGTGTAATCCGTACGTGTAAGGAAATGGGAATCAAGACTGTAGCGGTTTACTCTACAGCCGATGCGGAAAGCTTACATGTTAAGTTTGCAGACGAAGCGGTTTGTATTGGTCCTCCTCCAAGTAACTTATCGTATTTAAAAATGTCAAATATTATTGCTGCTGCAGAAATTACAAATGCAGATGCAATACATCCGGGATACGGATTTCTTTCAGAGAATGCTAAATTCTCTAAAATTTGTCAGGAGCACGGAATCAAATTTATTGGTGCAGCTCCTGAAATGATCGACCGAATGGGAGATAAAGCTTCTGCAAAAGCTACAATGAAAGCAGCAGGAGTACCATGTGTGCCAGGTTCAGACGGATTATTAGAATCTTTCGAGCATGCACAAAAAGTAGCTAAAGAAATCGGATACCCGGTTATGATGAAAGCTACTGCAGGTGGTGGTGGAAAAGGAATGCGTGCCATCTGGAAAGAAGATGAGCTTTTAAAAGCATGGGAAAGTGCACGTCAGGAAGCCGCCGCAGCATTTGGAAATGACGGTATGTACATGGAGAAACTTATCGAAGAGCCACGTCATATCGAAATTCAGGTTGTTGGTGATTCTTACGGAAAAGCATGTCACCTTTCTGAAAGAGACTGTTCTGTTCAGCGCCGTCACCAAAAATTGACTGAAGAGACACCTTCACCTTTCATGACTGATGAATTGCGCACAAGAATGGGTGAAGCGGCTGTAAAAGCAGCTGAATTCATTAAATACGAAGGAGCTGGAACTGTAGAATTTTTAGTGGATAAACACAGAAATTTCTATTTCATGGAAATGAATACACGTATTCAGGTAGAGCATCCAATTACTGAACAGGTAATTGATTATGATCTGATCCGTGAGCAGATTATGGTTGCTGCCGGAATTCCAATCTCTGGTAAAAACTATCTTCCGGAATTACACGCTATAGAAGTTCGTATTAACGCTGAAGACCCTTATAACGATTTTCGTCCTTCACCAGGAAAAATTACTACGCTTCACATGCCAGGTGGACACGGAGTTCGTTTAGATACTCACGTTTACTCAGGATATAGTATTCCGCCAAATTACGATTCCATGATTGCGAAGTTAATTACAACAGCGCAGTCCCGTGAAGAAGCTATCAGTAAAATGAGAAGAGCTCTTGACGAGTTTGTAATCGAAGGTGTGAAAACGACAATTCCTTTCCATAGACAATTAATGGATGATCCAAAATACATTGCAGGAGATTATACGACTGCTTTCATGGATACTTTCAAAATGAATAGTCCGGAATAA
- a CDS encoding tetratricopeptide repeat protein, which yields MKQLFTFLIFLLVSGLSAQNSLQFDKKYVQCEDKWVAFPADSTGAYNFGFIYIDAQAGLTLEYEGFFKIDKTGKFITDKKVKTSSMKYRLQPNNNLVALIPESKFKELYVDKVPDWLELYKKGEGSIERLYKWGFMYNGWNECQKALEYLEKANKIDPEYKGLRVELAYSYNCLKQYEKAVNVLKLALKTDSLDAYTNKELIYAETKIDKLEDAKTVCRKVVKECKDKTYNSENAYNILQAYYIKKDIENFNSWFVEANSDLMSHEKIKSLALQMKTELKQ from the coding sequence ATGAAGCAACTTTTTACTTTTCTAATTTTTCTTTTAGTATCCGGTCTTTCAGCACAAAATAGTCTTCAGTTTGATAAAAAGTATGTGCAATGCGAAGATAAATGGGTCGCCTTTCCGGCAGACAGCACAGGTGCTTATAATTTCGGATTCATATACATTGATGCTCAGGCAGGATTAACATTAGAATATGAAGGTTTTTTTAAAATTGATAAAACCGGCAAATTTATCACGGATAAAAAAGTGAAGACAAGTTCGATGAAATATCGACTACAGCCAAATAATAACTTAGTAGCACTTATTCCCGAATCAAAATTTAAGGAATTGTATGTAGATAAGGTTCCCGACTGGCTTGAATTATATAAAAAAGGCGAGGGATCTATAGAGCGTCTTTACAAATGGGGTTTTATGTACAATGGCTGGAATGAATGCCAAAAAGCACTTGAGTATCTGGAAAAAGCAAATAAAATTGACCCGGAATATAAAGGCCTTCGTGTTGAGTTAGCTTACTCTTATAATTGTTTAAAACAATATGAGAAAGCTGTTAATGTTTTGAAATTAGCTTTAAAGACAGATTCGTTGGACGCCTATACCAATAAAGAATTAATTTATGCTGAAACCAAAATCGACAAATTGGAAGATGCTAAAACTGTTTGTCGCAAAGTTGTTAAAGAATGTAAGGACAAAACCTATAATTCTGAAAATGCATACAATATTTTACAAGCTTATTATATCAAAAAAGATATTGAAAATTTTAATAGTTGGTTCGTAGAGGCAAATTCGGATTTAATGAGCCACGAAAAAATCAAGTCTTTAGCTCTGCAGATGAAAACAGAATTAAAACAATAA
- a CDS encoding ferritin, with the protein MKDLLRTSTSLTEGIENILNLQAKIESDASNKYLAMAAWLDRNGYDNTASYLYKQAEEEREHFLKIFKFITDMGGIAVTPSVPEVQQEFASFREVFEIALQNEIAVTQAINRVIAKCRAENDYATEDFMMWYVAEQREEEKNARRALELFELINENEATGKFELDVQIAKIG; encoded by the coding sequence ATGAAAGATTTACTAAGAACCAGTACTTCATTAACTGAAGGAATAGAAAATATATTGAACTTACAGGCAAAAATAGAAAGTGACGCTTCTAATAAATATTTAGCTATGGCTGCATGGCTGGATAGAAACGGTTACGATAATACAGCATCATATCTGTATAAGCAGGCGGAAGAAGAAAGAGAACATTTCCTGAAAATTTTCAAATTTATTACCGATATGGGAGGGATTGCAGTTACGCCATCTGTTCCGGAAGTACAACAGGAGTTTGCTTCTTTCAGGGAAGTATTTGAAATCGCTTTGCAAAATGAAATTGCCGTTACTCAGGCAATCAATAGAGTAATCGCAAAATGCAGAGCTGAAAATGACTATGCTACAGAAGACTTTATGATGTGGTATGTAGCTGAGCAAAGAGAAGAGGAGAAAAATGCAAGAAGAGCCTTAGAACTTTTCGAATTGATCAACGAAAACGAAGCTACAGGTAAATTCGAATTAGATGTACAAATAGCAAAAATCGGATAA
- the accB gene encoding acetyl-CoA carboxylase biotin carboxyl carrier protein yields the protein MDLKEIQNLIKFVANSGVAEVKLEMDDVKITIRTTLETNVTEATYVQQLPAQAALPQAVAPQQTAPVVVNVNSEAAAPAENSKFITIKSPIIGTFYRKPSPDKPVFTEVGSTIAKGDVLCVIEAMKLFNEIESEVSGKIVKILVDDMSPVEFDQPLFLVDPS from the coding sequence ATGGATTTAAAAGAAATTCAAAACCTAATCAAATTTGTAGCAAATTCGGGAGTTGCAGAGGTGAAGTTAGAAATGGATGATGTAAAAATCACTATCAGAACAACTTTAGAAACAAATGTAACTGAAGCTACTTATGTTCAGCAATTACCAGCTCAGGCTGCATTGCCGCAAGCAGTTGCTCCGCAGCAAACGGCACCGGTAGTTGTAAACGTAAATAGTGAAGCGGCTGCTCCTGCTGAAAATTCTAAATTCATTACTATAAAATCTCCAATTATTGGGACATTTTACAGAAAACCATCTCCGGATAAACCAGTTTTCACTGAAGTAGGAAGTACTATCGCTAAAGGTGATGTTCTTTGTGTAATTGAAGCAATGAAATTATTCAACGAAATTGAATCAGAAGTTTCAGGTAAAATTGTAAAAATTCTTGTTGACGATATGTCACCTGTAGAATTTGACCAACCTTTGTTCTTAGTTGATCCATCTTAA
- a CDS encoding PD-(D/E)XK nuclease family protein, with amino-acid sequence MINTSFLEKIAATIIQDYSDRLFEITIVLPNKRAKVFLIEALRKQTNKTILSPDIISIEDFVQEVASIRSVDSIELLFEFYEVYLSVTEKQHQQSFELFANWAKTLLQDFNEIDRYLLEPSHVLSYLKDIEDIKKWGIEVENKTKLLENYIDFWKLLPVYYEALYSHLFNKGFGYQGLIYREAVNNLNHFSNSISNKTYVFAGFNALNAAEEKIVQHLLALDQAKIYWDIDQTFLNDPYHDAGLFVRRFKENWKHYKSNPFEWITNDFSQTKNIQVIGTPKTIGQAKLSGSIIENILKDNPGSSLDKVAIVLGEENLLIPVLYSLPNSVGALNITMGYSGKNNPSQILIAKLFKMHTNALSRNGASYVFYYKDVLDILTHPLIQPFAKTSELVKIIKENNYTFITHTRLNELNFNPSDLFSLLFQKWENGSLAVLESISALLLLIKGNFSNDNEEEKIAKTFVFSIFKVINKLINYYSKHTHIDNIQTLYAIYKQVIDVAEVSFEGEPLNGMQIMGVLESRVLDFDTVIVTSMNEGKFPAGKSQNSFIPYDVKRELGLPTFKEKDAIYTYHFYHLLQRAKNIYLIHNTENDGLDAGERSRFITQLEVEKQPKHNLTFDIYNPVLPTTAYKPMSIPKSDAVMARLKEIASTGFSPSALTSYIRNPIDFYFQKILRIREVEEVEENIALNTLGTIIHETLKALYEPFIGKFISESDILNCFKLLDDEVLKQFKLVYKEGEIKKGRNLLAFEVAKRNVSNFLKMELEAIKNGDVVKIIALEETFGRDLIHPSLPFPVLIKGNVDRIELRNGKIRIIDYKTGKVEKANVILKSWNGLTQELKNDKIIQVLAYAFMFEKQAGEFAVEVGIISFKNLKSGFLRFGFKEDKELDINVTSETLNNYLNEIVLLLNEIFDANIPFEEKIN; translated from the coding sequence ATGATAAACACTTCTTTTTTAGAAAAAATTGCAGCTACTATTATTCAGGATTATTCTGACAGGTTATTTGAAATTACCATAGTTCTCCCTAACAAAAGAGCTAAGGTTTTTTTGATTGAAGCATTAAGGAAACAAACAAATAAAACAATTCTCTCTCCTGATATTATTTCAATTGAGGATTTTGTACAGGAAGTTGCTTCTATTCGTTCTGTTGATTCAATTGAATTGTTGTTTGAATTTTACGAAGTTTATCTCTCTGTTACAGAAAAACAGCATCAACAGTCATTTGAATTATTTGCAAATTGGGCAAAAACGCTTCTTCAGGATTTTAATGAAATTGACCGATATCTTCTGGAGCCTTCGCATGTTTTATCTTATCTAAAAGATATTGAAGATATTAAAAAGTGGGGGATTGAAGTTGAAAATAAAACGAAACTCCTTGAAAATTATATTGATTTTTGGAAATTGCTGCCAGTTTATTATGAAGCTTTATATAGCCATTTGTTCAATAAAGGTTTTGGTTATCAGGGTTTAATATATCGTGAAGCAGTAAATAACTTAAATCATTTTTCAAACTCTATTTCAAATAAAACGTATGTTTTTGCAGGTTTTAATGCTTTAAATGCTGCTGAGGAGAAAATAGTACAGCATCTTTTAGCTCTTGATCAGGCAAAAATTTATTGGGATATAGACCAAACGTTTCTAAATGATCCTTACCATGATGCTGGACTTTTTGTAAGACGGTTTAAAGAAAACTGGAAACATTATAAATCAAATCCTTTTGAGTGGATTACAAATGATTTTTCCCAGACAAAGAATATTCAGGTAATAGGGACTCCAAAAACTATTGGACAGGCAAAACTTTCCGGAAGCATTATTGAAAATATTCTGAAAGATAATCCAGGTTCTTCTCTTGATAAAGTAGCAATTGTGCTTGGTGAAGAAAATTTACTAATCCCAGTTTTGTATTCTTTGCCAAATTCTGTTGGTGCATTGAATATTACTATGGGGTATTCAGGTAAAAACAATCCGTCACAAATTTTAATTGCCAAATTGTTCAAAATGCATACAAATGCCCTTTCCAGAAATGGGGCAAGCTATGTTTTTTATTACAAGGATGTGCTTGATATTCTCACACATCCGTTAATTCAGCCTTTTGCTAAAACCAGTGAATTGGTTAAAATTATAAAAGAAAATAATTACACTTTTATTACCCATACCAGATTAAACGAACTCAATTTTAATCCGTCAGATTTGTTTAGTCTCCTGTTTCAAAAATGGGAAAATGGATCTTTAGCTGTACTCGAAAGTATTTCGGCACTTTTACTTTTGATTAAAGGAAATTTCAGTAATGACAATGAAGAAGAGAAAATCGCAAAAACTTTTGTGTTCTCTATTTTTAAAGTTATCAATAAGTTAATCAATTATTATTCTAAGCATACTCATATTGATAACATTCAGACTTTGTATGCAATATATAAGCAAGTAATAGACGTTGCAGAGGTTTCATTTGAAGGAGAGCCTTTAAATGGCATGCAAATTATGGGGGTTTTGGAAAGCCGTGTCCTTGATTTTGATACAGTAATTGTAACTTCTATGAATGAAGGAAAATTTCCTGCCGGCAAATCTCAAAATTCATTTATCCCATATGATGTAAAGAGGGAGCTTGGCTTGCCAACTTTTAAAGAAAAAGATGCTATTTATACATATCATTTTTATCATTTGCTGCAAAGAGCTAAAAATATCTATCTGATACATAATACCGAAAATGACGGACTTGATGCTGGTGAACGCAGCCGATTTATCACACAATTAGAAGTGGAAAAGCAGCCAAAACATAATTTAACTTTTGATATTTACAATCCGGTACTGCCAACAACTGCCTATAAACCAATGTCAATTCCAAAGTCAGATGCCGTAATGGCGCGTTTGAAAGAAATTGCTTCCACTGGATTTTCTCCTTCTGCACTGACAAGCTATATTCGGAATCCAATCGATTTTTATTTTCAAAAAATACTCCGCATCCGGGAAGTCGAAGAAGTCGAAGAAAATATTGCTTTGAATACACTCGGAACCATAATTCATGAAACCCTGAAAGCCCTATACGAGCCTTTTATCGGTAAGTTTATTTCGGAATCCGATATTTTAAATTGCTTTAAGCTTTTAGATGATGAGGTTTTAAAACAGTTTAAGCTGGTTTATAAAGAAGGTGAAATCAAAAAAGGGCGTAATCTTCTGGCTTTTGAGGTTGCAAAGCGCAATGTTTCTAATTTTTTAAAAATGGAATTGGAAGCAATTAAAAATGGGGATGTAGTTAAAATTATCGCTTTAGAAGAAACATTCGGGCGTGATTTAATTCATCCTAGTCTGCCATTTCCTGTTTTAATAAAAGGAAATGTAGATAGGATTGAACTACGTAACGGAAAGATAAGAATCATTGATTATAAGACAGGAAAAGTTGAAAAAGCTAATGTTATCCTGAAATCATGGAACGGATTGACGCAGGAGCTTAAAAATGATAAAATTATTCAGGTATTGGCTTATGCTTTTATGTTTGAAAAGCAAGCTGGTGAATTTGCTGTAGAAGTAGGAATTATTTCATTTAAAAATTTGAAGTCTGGTTTTTTAAGGTTTGGATTTAAGGAAGATAAAGAATTGGATATCAATGTTACTAGTGAAACTTTAAATAATTATTTGAATGAAATAGTATTGTTATTAAATGAGATTTTTGATGCTAATATTCCTTTTGAAGAAAAGATTAATTAA